The window CGGTCGTTCCGTATTGGGTCATGACATGATCAATAAAAACAATGTAGTTTCCTACGGGTAACTCCTTCATGTCAATTTCAATTGCATTTAGTCCGGATACAATCGTAACTGGCTTACTGTAAACAACTCCTCTGTCTACACGCTTTAAGTAAATAGTAGAGTTGAACTGCCTAGATGCTTTAAAATGAAAGATTGTTTGCTGTTGATCCTTCTTTCTTTCCAAATGAATCTGGTCAATAATAACCGTATCTGCATATACACTATACGCATCCTCATTGTGGGAAATTGGATGATGAGAAACTGCAGCAGATAACCGAATACTAGCCAAAAACAAGAGGAAGAAAGACAACAGGGAAGTTGTCTTGCTACTCATGTACATTAGGGGTTTCCGTGAAATTGCACAATTTTCGGCAGAACTGCTTAATACTTTAGTACGATTTTATACTCTATGGGTTTTGTTTTACTTCTGCAGGGTTTTTAGCTCTTTTTCATAAGCAAACAACATATCCCGCAGACGGGCAGCTTCCATAAAATCCAGATCGCGTGCGGCTTTTTCCATCTCTTTCCGGGTTTTGGCAATCACTTTTTCCAGCTGAGGAATGGTCTTATACTCATACTGCTCTTCTGCCGCAGCATTAACCACACCCTCATCCACCATCGCATAGGGGTTTTTCTCATCATAACCCTTAATATCCAGTACGCTGGTCTGCTTCATGATCTGCTCAATACTCTTCTTCACTGTCTTGGGTGTGATGCCGTGTTCAATATTGTAAGCGATCTGCTTCTCTCTTCTTCGGTTTGTCTCATCAATGGTGCGCTGCATACTCTCTGTCATGGTATCAGCATAGAATATCACAAGGCCTTCTACATTTCGCGCAGCCCGGCCCGCAGTCTGCGTCAGCGATTTTTCATTGCGCAGAAAACCTTCTTTATCTGCATCCAGAATAGCTACGAGCGAAACTTCCGGCAAATCCAACCCTTCCCGCAATAAGTTTACACCTACCAACACATCAATCTCGCCCAATCTTAATTGACGCAGTATCTCTACACGTTCCAGTGTATCCACATCGCTATGGATGTACTTACTCTTGATGCGAATACGACCCAGGTATTTATCCATCTCCTCGGCCATTCGTTTCGTCAGCGTAGTCACCAATACACGATCACCCTTCTTCACGCGTTTATCAATCTCATCCAGTAAATCATCAATCTGGTTCACACTCGGCCTGATCTCAATTGGCGGATCTAACAAGCCGGTTGGTCTTACGACTTGTTCTACCACAACACCACCTGTTTTCTCTAATTCATAATCACCGGGTGTGGCACTTACAAAAACCGTTTGCCCAATCAGGTTTTCAAATTCATGAAAATTAAGCGGACGGTTATCCAATGCAGAAGGTAGTCTGAATCCATAATCCACCAGCACCATCTTTCTGCTTCTATCACCACCATACATACCCGCTACTTGCGGTATGGTTTGGTGACTCTCATCAATAATGCAGAGAAAATCTTTGGGGAAATAATCCAATAAACAGAATGGTCTGGTGCCCGGTCTTCTCCTATCGAAGAAACGCGAATAGTTTTCAATACCATTGCAATAACCCAGCTCTCGCATCATCTCTAAATCATACTCCACTCTTTCTTTTAAGCGCTGCGCTTCTATAACCTTTCCATTGTTCTTGAAGTATTCCACCTGCAGCATCATCTCATCCTGAATCTCATGCATGATTTGCTGCATCATGTCTTTCGGTGCCAGGTATAAGTTTGCGGGGAAGATGGCTGCATTGTCCATTGTACCGATTCGCTTAGCCGTAGTCTTCTCAATACTTTCAATTTCTTCAATCTCATCACCAAAGAATGTAATGCGATAGCCATAATCTACATAAGGCAGATTGATGTCAACCGTATCACCTTTTACGCGGAAAGTACCACGGTTAAAATCACCTTGGCTCCTGCTGTACAAACTACCCACCAATGCATGCAGAAAACCTTGGCGAGAAATAACCTGACCTTTGTGAATACGAATGATACCATTTTCAAACTCAGTAGGGTTACCCATACCATAAATACAACTCACACTCGCCACTACAATAATGTCTCTTCTGCCACTCAGTAATTCAGAAGTTGCTTGTAATCGCAGCTTATCCAATTCTTCATTAATGCTAAGGTCTTTTTCAATATAGGTATCGCTCACCGGCATATAGGCTTCCGGCTGATAGTAATCGTAATAGCTCACGAAATAGCCCACTGCATTGTTAGGAAAGAATTGCTTGAACTCTCCGTATAGCTGCGCTACTAGCGTCTTGTTGTGTGTTAGCACCAGTGTGGGGCGTTGTACGTTTTGAATCACATTGGCCATGGTAAAAGTTTTACCACTCCCGGTTACCCCCAGCAGGGTTTGGAATTGTTCACCTTCCAGAATTGTATCTGTAAGCTGACGAATCGCGCTAGGTTGATCGCCTGAAGGCTGATAGGGTGCATGTAATTCAAAAGGCATGGAACGAAGTTAGCACCTTCAGCAATCTGATATTCATCATTCTCCAACCTGAATTAATTGGTAATTTCATTGCATGAAAAAGATGCTTTGGCTGATTGTCCCTGCTGCCCTCCTGATGAGCTCCTGTGCCAAATCGCAAACAGCCCCACAAACCGATAGTAACTATACCTGGAACCAGTTTTCCATGGGTGTTGATCTATCTTATGTGAATGCAATTGAAGATGCTGGTGGTAAATATTTTCAAAGTAGTGTAGCCAAAGATCCTTTTGCCATTATGCAGTCGATGGGTGCAAATACAGTACGTGTGCGTATCTGGCATAACCCACAATGGCTGGCAGCATTAAACAACAATCGTTTTTACAGCGATCTATATGATGCAGAAAAAACCATTCGCAGAGCCAAGACTTTGGGTATGGCGGTGAACTTAGATTTTCATTATTCTGATGATTGGGCCGATCCTGCACACCAAAATATTCCAGCTGCATGGCAAAACGCCAATTTAGCCGTACTCAAAGATTCTGTGTATCAATACACTTTGCGCGTACTGAATTATCTCGCTGCAAAAAACCTAACACCTGAGATGGTACAAGTGGGCAATGAAACCAATGGTGGTATGCTCTGGCCTATTGGGAGAATTAACAATGATCAGAACTGGTCTTCCTTTGGTCAGCTCATCAATAGCGGCGTGAAAGCGGTACGCAATTTCTCAGCTTCCAGTAGTATTAAGCCTAAGATTATTCTGCATGTTGCACAAATTCAAAATACAAGGGGATGGATACAATCGCTCCAGCAAAAGGGTAATGTTGCTGATTATGATATTCTCGGCGTCTCACACTATTATAAGTGGAGCGATGTGAACAACATGAACAGTATCAGCGATTCAGTACGCAGCCTGCGCAACTACACCGGAAAAGATGTAATGATTGTGGAAACAGCTTTCCCCTGGACCAACGATAATGCAGACAATTACAACAATATGTTGTATCAAACCACGAGTGAAGTAGCCGGCTATGCGATTAGTCCTGCCGGACAAGCAGCTTATCTGCGCGACCTCACACAAGCTGTCATCACAGGTGGCGGAAAAGGTGTGATGTATTGGGAACCTGCATGGATCACTTCCAATCTGCGCGATCCTTGGGGCGTAGGCAGTACTTGGGAGAATGCCACTTATTTCGATTTCAGAGGCAATCTGCTCACAGGTATTGATTACATGAAACGCAAATACATATTTCCTCGTTGATCAATCCACTTCAAACAAAAAAAACTGTGTCTGCTGTAAGGGGGAGAAATTATTATCCGCTACAAAAATCAAACTGCGTTTTCCATTGGGTAGTTTGGGACCCCAGCAAACACCTTCAATATTGTCTATAAATACGCCCAGACTATCCATATTCAACAACAACTTTTTCGTTGCTGGTGTGAATTGACTGTTTGCTGATAAAGATGTTATGTTACGGATATCTGTGGCCTTACTGAAATCAGCCAGAAATACTTTGATCGTACATTGTACACGACCGGTAGAAAATGAACGTTCAATCACCAGAAACTGTCCGTTACCTAAGGAAAAGATATCTGGTATGCCGTTAACGCGAAACGCATTGGCTGGTGTAGGAATAGTTGCTACGGGATCAAGTTGATAGGCATACTCTCCCTGGAACTTTTTGGTTGCCCAGTTGATATCGTAAAAACGCACATAGGCAGTAGTATCGCGCAGATCAGCTCGCGGACCGTCTTCATATCTCGGCTCTTCCAAACTCACGAATAAATGATGTCCATTGGGATGAAAACTCATACCCTCTAACACACCGTTTTGTCTAGGACCAGCTTCAGTAACACGCATGCGTAAATTATCCGGCAGAGCAATCTTGCTTTTATAACCACCTTGCCGATCCACCACATAAATCGCAGGATCAGACAGAATGGTATCTCTTACATTCACAGTTCGTTCACCCTCACTGCTCCACACCAGTAGATTGTCTTTGTGCGCAATACGCATCGCTTCCGGATCAGGCACGTTGAATTTGTCCTGCTTGTTATTGGGGAAGTTTTGTCCAGCCGCATCTTTCAGAAAGAAAACATCTTTGATCAAAACAGTATCAATGCCTTTGTTACTGAGTTTGATAGAGGCCGTATAAAATCGTGCAGGATTGATAGCACTTCTGTCGTCACAAATCAAATAATACAGATCTTGTTTGGCATCGTAATCAATACCAGATAGGCCGCCCACCAATGTCTGCTGCACATTGGTATTGTAAGGCAATACAAACATACCCTTATAGCGCATGCTAAAAGGCGACTGCGCCTTCGCCAGAAGCAAAGACGCAGTCAACAATATGCTGAAACAAATTCTTTTCAAGTCGGTTATTTTATAGCTGCAAGATAGTTTGCTAAATCTTGAATCGCAGCTGCAGTTATCTTGATTTGCTCCTGTGCTTCTTTCCACTCGCGCTGCTCAATGGCTTCGCGAATGCCGGGTAAGGTTTTCACACCATAGCCGGTATAAAAACCCGGCGCATAAATGGTATGACGATACCAAGCCCTGCGTGGTAAACCATTGGGTGATAACAATACTTGCTCAGCTTTGTACAAAGCCTGATTCAATGATGCACTGCCCTGTTGTTTGGCAATAGCAGTAGCATTGCTGTTAGCCGCTTTCTCCAAAGCAGCCAATGCATTTTGCAAAGAAGAAAAGTCTAAATATGGAACAGGTTCCTTAGCAGTGGGTGCATGGTATACTTCAGTTGGATCAGCAGCCAGCACATATTTCTTTTCAGCGATCAATTGATTTTCTACTGCAGTAGTTTCACGCAGCTGATCGGTCAATGCCATCACTTCACCAGCATATCCCTGAATGGTTTTGTGCAAGCTTCTAAAATCAAATGGCACTATATCTGCATTGGCCATACGCAATGCAGCGCGACCAGTCGTTTTTGCCAATGCATGGCAATATGCAAAACCCGGATCTTTAAATCGTGCATAGTGATCGTAAGAATCATAAATAGAATGGTAAGAACCACCTTCGCCTTCACCACCATAACCAATATTCAAAGAGGGAATACCCAAGTGTTGAAAGAAAGGCGAGTAATCAGAACCAGAACCCAGTGCACCCAATTTCAATCCCTTGCTGCTAAGTGCTGCTTTCTTCGCTGCAACAGAACCTGCTCTTGCTGCTTCCTGTGCTTTCTTGCGCTCCAGTACACTCACTTTGGTTTGTGGATCTTCTATATCACGTGCTACTTCTGTAACAAAAGTTTCCAATGCATGTGATCCACCTGCACCCAAGAAACCGCGACTATTTCCATCAGAGTTGATATACACAACTGTTTTCTCTTGCAATTCTTTCGCATGATCTTCCACCCATTCTGTAGAGCCCAACAAACCGGGCTCTTCCGCATCCCAACCGCAGAACACCATGGTACGCTTGGGTCTCCAGCCGGTCTTCATCAGTTCACCCACCGCATACGCTTCTTCTAACAAAGCGGCCATACCACTGATGGGATCATCCGCACCATTCACCCATGCATCGTGATGGTTACCACGAATCACCCACTGATCAGGATACTGTGCACCTTTCACCATCGCAATCACATTATGTGCGGGACGAATCTGCCAATCGAATTCCAGTTTCAAATGCACTTTGGCTTTGCCCGGACCAGCATGATAGGTAATCGGTAATGCACCGCGCCATTCTTCCGGCACAACCGGCCCCTCTAATGCAGACAACAAAGGCAATGCATCTTTATACCCAATTGGCAATACCGGAATCTTCAATAAGTTGGTGGCTTCTTCGCGCTTCAATCTTTTGGCATCAGCTGTAGCGCCCACATTCGGCGTAAGCGGATCACCGGGATAGATCACCATATCCATCACCGAACCACGCTGTGCACCATATTCATTTTTCCATGCACCCTTGGGATATACATCACCTTGGTAATAGCCATCTTCTTTGGGATCAGAATAAATGATACAACCCACTGCACCATGTTCCTGTGCTACTTTGGGCTTAATGCCCCTCCAGGAGCGACCATAACGTGCAATCACAATTTTACCCTTCACATCAATACCCATGCTAGCGAGTTTCTCATAATCTTCAGGCAGACCAAAGTTTACATACACCAGTTCGCCACTCACATCTCCATCGGCACTCCAACAATTGTAAATATCAAGTTGCTCTTTTGTTTGTGCGCTTGTAGCATCTTCCTTCAATGCTGGTTCTTTCAGAATGGCTTTATAAGTAGTAGGGCCTGTCATTTCCAACACCCTTGTCTTAGGTGTAGGAAACAATACCTGATAGGTTTCAATACGTGCATCTAATCCAAATGATTTGAACTTGCTCAACAAGTATTGTGCAACCGCTTCGCCACCGGGTGAACCCACATGGTGTGGTCTGGAGCTCATGTCTTTGATGTACTGACCAATGCGCTGTGCACTTAATTGAGCGTCAAACTTTGCTTCCAATGCGGCTTGCTCTTGTGCTGCTTTGGCTGAAAAGCCGGTAATGGGTTGTTGGGCGAATGCCGATGCGGCCAATAACAATGCCGCACTGAACAAAGATTTTCTCATGTAATTGCTTTATGGGTAATAAATGTAAAAAGAAAAAAGCAGCCCCGATGAGGCTGCTCAAAAAACGATGGATTGATTTTGATCAAATAAACAATAGGACCAAGGTAAGTACAATACCCGCAATGGTGAAATACATACCCTTACGGAAAATGGTGGTACCGGGTAAAAACATCCAAAATGCTGATATCACAAAGAAGAGCAGTGAAACACCAAAGAATACATTCAAGAAGAAAAGCGGCTCAGCCGATTTGGCTTTATGCAACTTGGTTATCTTATTCAGCATCTTAGGTAATTCCTTCACCACATAACTAGCTTCGCCCGTTTGTTTATTGTAGGTGCCATTTTCAAATGCAATTGTAGTTGCATCTTCCTGTTTCACTTTCAACTGCTTGATGCCAATTAACTGTCCCAACTCCTCACCGGTCGCATTAGGCTTTACTGTTTTTTGAATTGTCTTTTCCTGCTTTAAAAAATCAGTGTCTCTAAAAATCAATAGCATACCGCTCAAAGCATAGACTGCCATGATGCCTGCAAGAAAATAACCGAGATAACGATGCCAAATGCGAAACTGCGTACTAGTGTTCATGTTGCTGAAAGGTTTTCTTTTAGACCGGCAATTTGCTTGTTTGTAACATACCATTCATCAAAAACCAGGAAAAAAATCTCCGCAATCGGGAAAAAACAGATTCTCTTGTACTGATTGTGATAATTTTAAACCAAATCAAGCACATGAGCCATCGTTTGCGCATTCTCTTACTGGCATTACTGCCCTTAGCTGTTCTAGCACAAAAGAAGTATTATCCCGATGCCGACTGGCAAACAAAAACGCCTGCCGAGTTGGGCATGAATACACAACTGGTAGATAGTGCCATTCGCCTCGCCATCAATAGTGAAACCAAAATGGATGTAGACCTAAGGCTTGCCAATTACAAAGCCTATGTGCGTGAGCCGGGCTATCAGATATTGGGACCGATGAAAGATCGCGGGAAGCCTGCCGGACTCATCATCAAGAATGGTTATATCATTGGCCAGTGGGGCGATGTGCAGCGTGTGGATATGACTTTCAGCGTAGCGAAAAGCTATTTATCTACTGTTGCTGGTCTGGCTGCAGATGCAAAACTGATTCGCTCTGTAGATGAACCTGTACGCAACTACGTATGGAACGAATATTTTGAAGGTCCACACAACAGCAAAGTCACCTGGCGCCATTTACTAACGCAATCTTCTGATTGGTCGGGCTGTTTGTTTGGTGTATGCGATTGGGCCGACAGGCCGCCACGCGAAGGCAGTATTGATGATTGGCGCAATAGAAAATTGATAGAACCCGGAACCGTGTTTGAATACAATGATGTGCGTGTGAACCTGTTGGCGTATAGCTTACTGCAGGTATTCCGCAAACCATTGCCAACTGTGTTCAAAGAAAAAATCATGGACCCAATTGGTGCATCCACAACCTGGCGCTGGTATGGATATGAGAATTCGTATGTGCCCATGGACGGACTGATGGTGCAATCCATCAGCGGTGGTGGGCATTTTGGTGGAGGTCTTTTCATCAACACAGTGGATCATGCAAGATTTGGTTTGCTCTTTGCACGTCATGGTATGTGGAAGGAACAACAATTGATTTCCAAATCATGGATTGATGCAGCACATCAACCATCCGCTGCCAACAAAGCCTATGGTTATCTCTGGTGGACTAATGAAGATGATCGCCTCAAAGGTTTTCCTAAGCAATTGTTCTATGCGAATGGATTTGGTGGCAACTACATCGTTATTGATCAGGAAAAAGATCTGGTGATTGTGGCCAGATGGTTGGATGATAGTAAACTAAGTGATCTGGTGAATTTGGTTGAGAAAGCCATCACCAAATAAAAAAGCAGAAACAAAAATCCCCACAGTTTTGTGGGGATTTTTTTATTGAAACATCGGTGGATGTACATCATCCCACGAAGTTGCTTGTTGTAAAGCTTTCGCTGCAGTCAGCATTGCTGCTTCTCCATATAATTTACCCAAAAGCGTAATGCTAGTAGGCGTGTTGAAACGCTTATCAAAACCCGTTGGCATACAAATAGCCGGATGACCAGTAAGATTGGTGATGGCACTTTGGCTACCACTTCCGCGTGTAGGACAAATCAGCACATCAATATCTTTCAAAGCAGCATTTACTTGTTGCATGAGTAAATAGCGGTGACGGTTGGCATTGATGTATTCCACAGCAGGAATCAGTCGGGATACACGAAAACTATTTGGCCAATCGAATTTGTTCTGCCAGGTCATTTGATCATCCAAACCGGTTCTGGTAAAATCATCAAAAGCGGCAGCACATTCAGCGCTGATCACAATATCCATCACATTGAAATTGTACACACCACTATCCGGAAAAACTATAGGAACCAATTCTACACCCATTTTACGATAAGCATCCAATACCTTCCATTCATTACGGCTGGTATCGGTGATGCGATCGAAATAATTTTTTGCGTAGCCTACTTTCAGTTTTTTGATATCGCCTTTAGGCTGATAATTGAAAGGTATGCTTACTGCACTCAGGTCTTTATTATCTGCACCATGAATAAACGAAAACACCAAAGCTGCATCTTCTGCACTGCGGGTGATGGGACCCACTTTGTCGAGACTCCAACTTAAAGTCATGCCACCTGCTCTGCTCACGCGACCAAATGTTGGACGAAAACCTGTTGCACCACAAGTTGATGATGGTGATATGATAGAGCCCCAGGTTTCTGTACCGATGGCAAAGGGCACGAGACCGGCAACAGTTGCTGAAGCAGAACCTGCAGAAGAGCCTGATGAACCGTAGCGCAGGTTCCATGGGTTATTGGTGCGGCCACCATACCAACGATCGCCCATGGCCAAAGCACCTAAAGTGAATTTAGCCACCAACACCGCACCTGCATCGCGCAGTTTATTGTACACAGTGGCGTCTTCGTCAATGATTTGATCTTTATACGGTGCTGCGCCCCAGGTAGTCTTGGTGCCTTTAACGGCAAACAAATCTTTCAAGCCATAAGGAATACCATGCAGCGGGCCCTTGTACTTGCCTTTTGCAATCAGTGCATCTGCTTCTTTGGCTTGTTGCATGGCAATCTCTTCTGTTACAGAAATCACACACTGCAGGGTATCGCCATATTTTCTAATACGCTCAATGAAGAACTTAGTCAGCTCAACAGAACTAATCTTTTTGTTCTTGATCAGTGAAGCCAATTGCATAACTGAATAAAAAGCCAATTCATTTCTATTCGCAGGCAGCGATACGTTCGCAGGTATTTCCCAATTGATGGGTTGTTGCTTCAAATCGAATTGCATACCTGCTACAACCGGACTTTGCCACATGCTCATGGGCGTGCTATTATTGAGCGGGTATTTGTGCATCTTCCGAATCTCAAATACATTCTCTTTTACGCCATCAAACATAGAGTCGATTTCCTGTTGCGTAAAGCTGAGGTCGGCAAACTTCGCAACAACAGGAATCTCCGATTTACGAATCGTGTCCTGAGCCTGTAGCTGAGCGGTTGTTGCGCACAATACAAATAAGCATAGTAGTTTTCTCATTGCAGTTTTGTTATTTGATCAATTTCACCCAAACATAATCATCCATGATCACTCCGTTTTTGATCACGGCTTTTCTGCGGATGCCTTCTAAATAAAATCCATTCTTTTGTAACACACGCATACTGGCTTTGTTTGTTTCAAAGACTTCCGCATAAATGCGCACTATAGTAAACTCCTTTTCGATATACTCTACCAATAAGCGCGTAGCTTCCGTTGCAATACCCTTTCCCCAGAATTCTTCACCGATAAAATATCCGATCTCTACACTCATTCTATATACATCATCCTTAGGTACAATGCCAATATTACCGGCAATTCTACCCTGAAACAAAATAGCAAAATTGAGAATGGGTCTTGTTTTTCGAATGCTCTCCAACCAGTTCATGGCATCCAGTACCGTGTAAGGTGTTGGAAAATAATCGCGCACATTATCCCACACTTTTCTATTATTCGCAATAGCCGCCAAAGCCTGTGCGTCTTCCTGTTGCCAGGGGCGCAAAATAATCTTGCTCATGCCTTAAAATTATTGCATTTATGGCTTGTTGCCATAAACTGCTGAGCGAGAAAAATAGGCAGTTAGCGGAAATAATACAACAATAATAATCGCTGAGATAAACGGTATTCCCAACCACAATAAGAGCCCCAAAATCAGCAAGAGATACCATGGGTAAAGCAACAATAAAGCGCCAAAGAGTACTGAATCATAAAATACTGTGCCTTTGGTTTTTTGTCGGATAAACTGACTGATGGGATAATAGACAGGCGCATGTAGCAACCTCGTCAATAGCAATAAAAAAGTATTTGTGTTTGTCTGTACAGGCACACGGCTTTTCATCAGCTGATTGATTTGCGCATACAAGACATCATTGAAAGTCTTGAGTTGCCGGGGCAATACTGTTTCCTTTGGAAAATCATCTCTACTCAATACCGGACCCGTGATAATCTGCAAGGATTTACCTACACCATGCAAGGTTTCATAATACAAGCCCACCGGCAATACTTTGGTAGGCACGCCTTCATCCCAGCTGCCCTGCACAATTCGGGCAGTGCCTTTTTTGAAAGGCTGTAGTTCGTGACTCAGCACACAAATGCCTTCTATAAAAATGATGACAATGCCTTTGTTGCGCAGAATAGCTTTACAGGCATTAAAAGTTTCTTCGTTCTCATGCAAATGATCTTTTCCTTCACTGAGGCGGTGAACAGGTATCACATGCAGGCTGGAAAGAATTTTTTTATACAAAGGCTTCTTCCGAAACACATCGCCTCTGGCCAGAAAATAAGCGGGTGATGCACACTGTGTAGCGATGGCGATACCATCTAAGAAAGAATCGGGGTGGTTTGCCACGATCATCAATGGCCCTTTCAACTGATTCAACCCTGTTTGACCAGATACACGGATGTCTGAAAAGAATATCCTCAGACAAGATTGCACAAGGGGTTTGACGAGTGGATACAGCAAGCTTCAGAATTGTAGAAGCACCTACCGCGTTCCAAATTTGATGATGCCTGTGACGGCAGCACCTGTACCGCGACCGATATTCTTACCGGAAAGATCAGCAAACACACTGAAGTTTATCGAAGTGGTTTCGTTGATTTTTCTGGACAATGCCGGAGTAATGCGGAAGGTTGAATAATAGCGGTTGATGAAGGGGTTATTGGGATCGAAATCGCGATTACGGCTGGTAGAGTTGTTGCTGCTCAGCGTTACGGTAAGTTTCCAGCTTTCATCTAATGGCATACCAAACAAGGCGTCAAAGAATACTTGCGTAGGACCAACTGAATCGAAGAACTGTCGGATACCTGCAGAGATATCCCAATAGGTATTCTTCAATCTGGTTCTGTTGGTACCGGAGAAACCCAGCTTCACCTCTGCAC is drawn from Chitinophagales bacterium and contains these coding sequences:
- a CDS encoding GNAT family N-acetyltransferase, translating into MSKIILRPWQQEDAQALAAIANNRKVWDNVRDYFPTPYTVLDAMNWLESIRKTRPILNFAILFQGRIAGNIGIVPKDDVYRMSVEIGYFIGEEFWGKGIATEATRLLVEYIEKEFTIVRIYAEVFETNKASMRVLQKNGFYLEGIRRKAVIKNGVIMDDYVWVKLIK
- a CDS encoding 1-acyl-sn-glycerol-3-phosphate acyltransferase, yielding MQSCLRIFFSDIRVSGQTGLNQLKGPLMIVANHPDSFLDGIAIATQCASPAYFLARGDVFRKKPLYKKILSSLHVIPVHRLSEGKDHLHENEETFNACKAILRNKGIVIIFIEGICVLSHELQPFKKGTARIVQGSWDEGVPTKVLPVGLYYETLHGVGKSLQIITGPVLSRDDFPKETVLPRQLKTFNDVLYAQINQLMKSRVPVQTNTNTFLLLLTRLLHAPVYYPISQFIRQKTKGTVFYDSVLFGALLLLYPWYLLLILGLLLWLGIPFISAIIIVVLFPLTAYFSRSAVYGNKP